The sequence below is a genomic window from Dermochelys coriacea isolate rDerCor1 chromosome 17, rDerCor1.pri.v4, whole genome shotgun sequence.
TGGCTACTATGCTCAGACTGCAAAGGAACTTGTGTTCAGGGCTGTGCTTTTCAGCATGGGTCAAAAGGTTGAAGACAGCTTGGTAAGAACCCTGGTACTGTCCATCATCCTCACAACCAGGAATCAAAGACTTTGCTTTCTCAGAGAGACCCTCCATGCCAGCTGTGGAATCTAGTGTCTCATCCAGACTCTTACCTCTGGCTTCAGTCTTGTAAAGTTCCTTGTCGTCTCCATGAAACTGCTTCACTAAGCTGCTAACCTCTGCAAATCCAGCCACTAGAACAGTCCTTAAGGCAACATGGGAGAAGACCCCTAGTGTGAGCAGCAGTGCCCCTAATGGACACTCTGTACTGTGATAGTGCTCCCATGCCAGCTGTGCACACTTCTTGCTGCAGTACTTGGCATAACTACACCCCCCACAGGGCACTGAAGCCAAGAGCTGCTTAAAGCAGCGATGACAGTGGAGATCCCCATTAGTGATCCTAGTATCCCATGTTGTTTCAGGACTGTCCTGGAGCAACAGGCTCTTCCCTGGGCTGAGCACACTTACAAAGGCCTCCTCTTTCACCAAGTTCTCCCCTGGCAGAATATCTTTGGTGGCAACCAGATGACGCCCTTTGCAGGAGTTAAAGTTCAGGTTCACAGATGAAGATGCACTTGAAATTTTACCATTTTCTTCCCAGAATTCCAAGTCCTTTTGAGTTTTGCCGAGTGCTTCCGGCACCGATAGTGGGCTACTCTCCTTCTCATGTGCTTTCACTTTAAGTTGACTGACCTTTCTTAGCAAAATCTGGCGTGTGGTACTACTCAGACTCTGATCCATAGCTATTTTACTCTCCACCTTGCTGAtgacccctgctgcctcctgcaatCTTCCCAGAAGAAGCAGACACTCAGTTTTCCGCAGCAAGATCTTAGGCTGCAATCTGTCTGGATAGCCCTGGGCTTGAGCCCTGTCAATGTCTTCCAGACAATCCTGGAAGCGAATACAAGAGGTGTTTTAAATGACTTTGAAAAATGCCTGAAAGATTTTTACTCTTCTGCCTCATTCGAGGTTGggcatatttcatttatttagaaCTGCATTAACTAAgtttctggtccatgactgaacAGGGGTCACAGTAAAGTGTTATACAGTGCTGCCACTTTAAAAGTGAGACCATCCCACAGAGAGAAAGAGTGAAGAGACTCCGCAGGAATTCAGAAAGGCACCTGCAGCTTGAAGCAGTTTTAAAACCATATGGGACCACAGCCTCTTGTTCTGGTATTTAAACTTTGTTCTTTATTCATCTTAATTTGGATTTAAATAAACACAAGAACACCTATCCCAGGTCTAGTGTACAGGGTTTGGATAATATAGCTTGAATTAGTTAGTAAGCCCTCTACTGGCTTTCCCTCTCTTCTAGGTTTTAAAAGCTACTGGAATGCAGAGCAGCAATATATAAATGTAGCTAGGCATTGCATGTTGTATACAGTTAGTAAATACGGTGATATAGACTTCACTGTGCCAGTGTGGTTTCTTCTTATTATGTTTGCTATATAAAGAGCAAAGGACACAACACCAAGTCCTAGGCACCCTTATCATCCACTAAAACTATACCATAAAACCATTacaaaaacagcagcaagaaCACATTACAAAACAGATTAATATCATCCACTGCTCAGATTCCAAAAGAGAAACCCTACTCTAGCCATCCCCAAATGACGTCTTAGGCTATTTTGGACCAAGAGCACACAATGCTGAGCAATGGTCTCCCACTGAGGTATGACCTTTTTCAATTTAGTGACACTTCATTTTAACATCTTCAACTAGCCCGATTGCTGCTGTCTTTTGGGAAACATATAGGGGGATTATGCAGTGCTGGGACTTTCAGAAATACACAGCATGCCACTTTTTTGAAGTTGTGGCACAGCATATAAAACACAGTTGAATAGCTGCAAAACTTCACTGCCATTACCGGATTCTTTATAcccagttttcaaaatgaataGCTGCTGGTTTGTCCTTGATTCTGTCAAATCTAGTACTTACCTCAAACTGACCCAAGTGAAAGAGGGCTGCAGAGCGATTGGCATAACACAATGACATTTCTGGGCTGTTGTGGGACACCGCCTGCAAAGACCAAAAAAAGTAGTTGCCACATTGAGAAAGAGGGATTGGTACATGTTCTATGGGCATCTTGTTTTCTGGGACATGAAATGTGTGtgttcagggctgggaaagggagaGTAGTGGGGTAAAGAGTCAATTCAACCTGTTATGTGCCAACCACTGGACTAGTGTACTAGAGATTTTCATGCCCAATCTGTCATTATCCTATCTTGCTTATCTTGACCTCTTCCATCTTTATTCCACACCATAACATGGTTAGGAGGGCTTGTGAGATtcttggatatataaacaggggaatacagaggagcagggaggaagTATTATTTCTGTAGATTACATTAGTGAAGCCATTATGGGAATATTATTCCTGATTTTGATGCCTACTCTTCAAAGagagatgttgataaattggagaggattcagaaaatggaaaaattattACTCAAGCTCTGAAAATCCTGCCTTACAGCAAAAGACTTAAGAAGCTCAACCTATTTAGTTACTATATAGTTAAAAGATGATTCAATCCAGTCTATAAATACTTGCACAAGAACACttcattatgcctttttctgttaGATTAAATTCGGACTTGAAACACATTGCAAAATTTTAACAGAGAGATCAAccaaccactggaacaatttgcctAAGgacatggtggattttccatcacttgaaatctttaaatcaagattggatgtctttttaAAGACACACTATAGCTTAAATCACAAAGAATGTATTTGATGTAGGAATTACTGGATGAAGTTCCACGGCCTGTGTTCTGTatgaggtcagattagatgattagAAAGgccctttctggctttaaaaatctatcaaTCATAATAATTTGCCCTTCTCTAGagtcttccatccaaggatcacaatgcaCTGTACAAAAGCCTATAAATTAAGcctcaacacccttgtgaggaagatgtttttattttacatatatagAAACTAGAGAACACAGAGATCATAGATCCAATCCTGAATGTTGCAGAGCATTCTCAGCTCCTGTGAAAAATCACTGGGAGTTGAGACTGCTAGCACCTTTCCAGACTGAGCAAAGAGCAATAAGTGACTTGCCGAAGCCCATAGCAGAGATAGGAATAACAAGTGGTCAGGTTATAGCCGTTAGTAGAGAAGACTGATTGGCTACATACAGGGTACACGCAGAACAAAACTTCTCATGACCGTTCTACCCAAGGGTGCCCCAGAACACTATTTCCTTGCTCATCTTACACAACTGCATTAGACATCGGTTACAATATTCACAAACACCTCAGCAATTCCTTTGGAGTTCCAGTAAAGTTATCCCCACATCAAACCCTCCTACAGGGAGACGAACCTGAGGCTGAAGTGCCCTCAAAGCAACCGATGGAATGcgtcccatgaagtgagctgtagctcacgaaagcttttgctcatataaatttattagtctctaaggtgccctaagtcctccttttctttttgcaaatacagactaacacggctgctgctctgaaacctgtcaaagcaaCCATGTTTCCATCAGTGTGAACAACTCTGAATCTTTACCTTGGAATAGAGTATCCGTGCAGCTGTGTACTCCTTTTTCTGAAATCTCTtgttcccctcctccttgtagaAAAGTGCAGCTCTCGGATCCTTTCCCACCCAGTTAGTGACGGCCAGTCTGTGCAAAAATTCTTCGTCTGCGGGTCTGTGGGGAGTTAGGAAGCTCGGCGTCACAGGCCTGGCTACCAGACAGGTAATACcgaggggcaggcaggcagctacTCACTGGAAGAGGGGCAAGCAGAGGAGGAAGGTGTCCCCAAGCGGCACTGCcagagagagcttctcctgcagACAGGGCTCCAGCGAGGCCCACTTCCGACGAGCGTGCGCCTCCCACTTCTCCACAGGCAGAGCCATGGCCCGCAGGCGGGACAGAGCCACCCTGCGAATTGGCAGCAGCGGGGTCAGGACCAGCGGGGCCGTGACAGACCCCGCGCTGGAGGGCGGGCGAGGGAGCGTGTCACGGCCCCACCGGGGGCAACCGGGACACGGCGCCTGACGCTCACGCAGCCCAGGAGACGGGTCCGCCCGCAGCGAGCGCCTGACACGGGGCCGGGCAGCGCACGGACCCCTCACGCGCCTGGAGACACGGGCCGCTGAGCTCCCCGCCCCCCGTTCCCAACCCCGAGAAGACCACACGGCCCTGCCTGCTCACCCCCGCCGGCAGGGCTCTCTCAGTCTCGCTCCGCAGCCGTGGGACTCGAACTCAGCCACGCAGGGCCAATGGCGGCGCCCACAGACAACCGGCCAGGGCATCATTTCCGCCGTACAGAGCCCGCCAGCCAATAGCGGCTGTCGCACCGGTGACGTCTATGCGTGCGGAGCGTGCGTGCTGAGGGCGTGGCGTGGCGGCTGAGCGGCCAGAGGGAGGGTTTGGCGGGAGTGCGAAGAGCTCGCGGTCGGGGAGGCTACGCACCATGAGCGCGCGGCTGAGCGAGGGGGCCATCGCGGTGAGGAGGTTCGGGGGAGCGGGCGCTCGGCCTGCCCTGAGCCCGCCCGGCGGCGCTGCGGTTCCGCCTCCTCccgtgggaaggaggggggggccGGCCCCGGGcccgcgggggaggggccggccccgggcccgcgggggaggggccggccccgggcccgcgggggaggggccggccccgggcccgcgggggaggggccggccccgGGCCCGCGGGGGAGGGGCCCGGAGCGGGGCATGTGGGGGGAGGGCCGGAGAGGCGCTGCGGGCGGGGGGTTTCGGGGCCTGTCCCGTTGCCCCCCTAGAGGCTAGCGTGCGCCGCCGACTGGTGTAACTGCTCTCGGGTAGGGCAGGTTCCCCAGATAGGCCCCTTCACCCCGCTCTGGACCTCAGAGGCGCCAACTTCTCATGGCGCCGGGGGGTGCCCGcgtcccttcccccaaatccccgccccgccgcctcccctgagcgcgccgcgtcgccgctcctccccctccctcccagcgcttgccgcgGTTTCGCGGGGCGCGGCGCGCTCAGGGGCGGGGCAGAGGCtcagctggggcggggcagggagctgctggtgggtgcagagcacccaccaatttttccccgtcggtgctccagccccggagcacccacggagtcggcacctatgctggACCTGCTTTCAttatggttttcaaacttttataTTGGTGACCTTTATAGCAAGCCTCCGAGTGCGGCCTccccttgtaaattaaaaacaattattttatatgagacactattataaatggtggaggcgaagaggggtttgggatggagacTGACGGCTCATGACCCCTACATAATCTCAtgacccccactttgagaacccctTCACTACACCCCTGGATTGTTACATTCTTCCACTTCATGGCCGCATCCTCAGTGATCCTTGTCACGCATACCTCCCTATCCAGCCCTGAAGTTATAGCTGGATAGTATCTGCCTGGCTGTGGATTTCTGTCTTCTTTAAAGTGGTGGAGCTGCTGGTTAGTTATAACCCTGCCCTTCTGTATCTGAGCTGTTTATTCTTGCTGCCTGTCCATAATTTCACTCCTATTATTTTTAAGGTTTATAAAGTTAGAAGGGAGTGCTTGTCATCTGTTCAGCGCACTCTGACAATTGGTTAAATGAGCAAAAGAGAGTGAGCAACAACCCTACAAAgtataacaaaaaaataaattacccATAGCACTCTCTGCCCCAACTCTTGGATACTGTTTGCAGTCTGGTTCTGTGCCTGCTTGTTTACTACTACTCTAGTTCTGGTAGTTGCCAATTGGATCACCCTTGAATTCAACACCGGAGAAATATGCAACAAAGAGCAAGGGGTGGGCAGATtacagcccaggggccacatctggcccttcagacattttaatctggccctcaatctcctggggagcggggtctggggcttgcccccctCCATATGTGTCGTGGCTCTGcaggctcccggaagcagtggcatgtaccCGCCTCTGGCACCTACATGTatgggcagccagagggctctgcacactgcctcctcCCCAACTGCTGCCCCCGCAACTCCTGTTGGCCatggtgggagctgcaggggcagcacctctGGATGGGGCAGCACttagagccacctggctgtgcctctatGTAGGagatggagaggggacatgctgctgtttctgggagctgcttgaggtaaatgtGCCTGGAGCCTACACTCCTGATCCCTTTCCATATCCCAACCTCCTGttccagtcctgatccccctcccatcctccgaaccccttgagcacagagcaccctcctgcacccccaacccgtcagccggagccctcaccccctcctgcaccccaacccccaatttcatgagcattcatggctcgccatacaattttcatacccagatgtggcccttgggccagaaagtttgcccacccctgacaaAGAGAGAAACGTGGAAAGGGAAGAGatgggctttaaaaaaatagttgaacTCTTTGGGACCTCTAGGTTCCTTGGCTAAGTTACAGTTTGTAGGAAGTATAACTACTTGCAGCAGCTCCATCGGCTGCCTGAAAATGCTCAACAGGCAACTGTGTGAGAATTGATGAACTAGTAAATCATCCTGTCACTTCCCATAAAGTGCAGGGATTTTTGAGGTGAAATGCTTCTCTCAACAAATGGTCTGTCCTTTTCCTTGAATCAGGATGCGCTTATACAATGAATAGAAATTTTGAGGATGTTCACACTGTTGGCACACTAACCAAGTTTGATTCCCTGTTTTTTGGAACAGTTTATTATAATTAGTCCAGTTATTTGTTGGCTAATCTCCTCAGTCACAAAGCTCTAAATGTTTTCCAATCAAAAAGATTAAATCCTCTATCTTCCTTTATAGGCCATAATGCagggagaaaataatttaaagccTGTCCTCCAAGTCATTGTGAGTATTCCCTCAAGTGTTGTCTTATTCCTATTATCCGTAGTTTAGTGTACTTATAATTGTACATGCTGATCTATGAGTCCATAAAGATAAGGTGCCtgacaaccccccacccccatgagtTTACAATCCAATTCAGACATGAAGAGGTGGAAGCCTTGTAGGCACAGCAAAGGAGCACTGAAGGGCTCGTTGGCGTGAATCTGAGCAAGCATGTTTTAGTCAATCTGAGATTGGTTTTAATTGATTGTCATCTGTCTATCTTAGTTTTCTGCTTTATGAGTAAGCTCTCCCCAATAGGTGTGACGTACTTTGTCTCTGTGTGCCTATAAAATCAGATAAGGGCTAAGAATTCAAGTGTTTTCTTCTAGAACATCCGTGCCATCGCCACAGGAAATGGGCCACCTCGTTACCGTGTGCTGATGAGTGATGGGGTGAACACGCTTTCCTGTAAGTAATGCATAGTGATGAGAATTTACAAGTGCATGGCTAATAACTGCACCCAATTGTCAGGATTAATGACAGAGTGGTTTTTGCTGCTGAACTAAGTTCCAAAGGAGTGTGGGAAGgatataaaatttatttatttaaatttatttagatTCTGGGATCTATAATTGCATTTTAATCTTACAAACAAAATCCAGCTTTTCTGAGTTGTTGTTGCAGAGCGTCCAAGAATTCATGTTAATTATGGAGAACAGCTCAGTCATACAGAACGGTGATTAGCGGACTATCCTAATAGTGGTGAGGTCCAAGAACCATTTAGCCTCTCATCTTAATCTATCTTTTTCTAATTTGCTGCATAAATTTTACTTCAGTGGGTTGGGCTACTAGGCAAAATATCATTGCAAGGGTGTTGTATTCTGTTCTCAAACTTTAGAGATTTAATAAGTGATTTATGTTCCAGAGATATATTCACACTTTCTCACTTGTGATTGCACTGGTTTGTGTGAGACGATTAACGGGGCAGGCCTTAGATCTATGCAGGACCAGTGGCCAGAATGGATTGACTGCAAGTTAGCTATGACGGCCATCTTTTCAGGGCTGCATATGCTGGTTGTTTTaggatttttcttctgttttttgcaGCTTTCATGTTGGCTACACAGCTGAACTCTCTAATTGAAGAGGAGCGCTTGTCTGCCCACTGTATCTGCCAGGTTAACAGATACATTGTTAACAGCCTGAAAGATGGAAGGTATTCATGTATATTTAGATATGGGCACACAAATGCATCTGACTAGTGGATGCTGCTGCATCTCACATACAGGATGAGAGGTCAAGTGCTGTTGTTCTGAGATTATTAATAGGTATATCCATTGGGGTTATGGTGCATGAGGGAGGAGGCATGTGTTTCTCCTGACACATCATGTAATCGTGATGGCTGTTCGAGGGTTGAGAGATAAAAGTTGCAGTACCTGGCTGCAATGTGCTTAGTTGCAGGTATTAATATCTGTGTAGTAATTAAATGGAAATAACTGGATAAAATGGATCCAACTCCATAATCATTAGACTTCAGTCACGGAAAATTACTTGCTGTGGGTGAGGGTGCAAATGAAGACATTCcctggtggtggttgtttttgtaTTAAGATGGTAAAGTACTTGAACTTTCTATTGCAAATTAAGGTAGGGTAACAAACCTTCAAGATTGTGTACATGCATGAATGCGTGTGTGAACTTTTGCTGTCACTGTCTTTCTCCCCAGTCCACCTTTTCTATTTGACACTCACTTGTATTTAGTTTTATGCCATTTGGGGCAGAGTTGTAAGGGATCTAGCACATTTTATGTGATCCGACAATAATGTTGTCACTACATCTCAACATCACGTGCATCTTTCTGATGGCTATCTACTCTTCCTGATTAAGTGCTG
It includes:
- the SMYD4 gene encoding SET and MYND domain-containing protein 4 isoform X4, with protein sequence MMPWPVVCGRRHWPCVAEFESHGCGARLREPCRRGVALSRLRAMALPVEKWEAHARRKWASLEPCLQEKLSLAVPLGDTFLLCLPLFQPADEEFLHRLAVTNWVGKDPRAALFYKEEGNKRFQKKEYTAARILYSKAVSHNSPEMSLCYANRSAALFHLGQFEDCLEDIDRAQAQGYPDRLQPKILLRKTECLLLLGRLQEAAGVISKVESKIAMDQSLSSTTRQILLRKVSQLKVKAHEKESSPLSVPEALGKTQKDLEFWEENGKISSASSSVNLNFNSCKGRHLVATKDILPGENLVKEEAFVSVLSPGKSLLLQDSPETTWDTRITNGDLHCHRCFKQLLASVPCGGCSYAKYCSKKCAQLAWEHYHSTECPLGALLLTLGVFSHVALRTVLVAGFAEVSSLVKQFHGDDKELYKTEARGKSLDETLDSTAGMEGLSEKAKSLIPGCEDDGQYQGSYQAVFNLLTHAEKHSPEHKFLCSLSIVAICKKLLDTDLTILSQESCESQSKLRAHVKMSAELSPELKILGEAMLRHMLQLQCNAQAVTAIRESGPHRCRMRAAERRQRLLCQYFFECRCQACLDELGSDVTGIVATRDIFCCSSCHASMQGEDVLRCSSGACTLLVGRDYLLHQLWDLQLQVKTALGLLQDNQPNQAVELLMRCQMDAENFLSAEHMLVGEIEDHLAQGYATLGKWQEAARHLQRSIQIVEARHGPSSVETGHELFKLAQILFNGFAVSEALCTIQRAETVLSVHCGPQNAQVQELQEMRACLLELPRSLLHRVE
- the SMYD4 gene encoding SET and MYND domain-containing protein 4 isoform X2, which encodes MMPWPVVCGRRHWPCVAEFESHGCGARLREPCRRGVALSRLRAMALPVEKWEAHARRKWASLEPCLQEKLSLAVPLGDTFLLCLPLFQPADEEFLHRLAVTNWVGKDPRAALFYKEEGNKRFQKKEYTAARILYSKAVSHNSPEMSLCYANRSAALFHLGQFEDCLEDIDRAQAQGYPDRLQPKILLRKTECLLLLGRLQEAAGVISKVESKIAMDQSLSSTTRQILLRKVSQLKVKAHEKESSPLSVPEALGKTQKDLEFWEENGKISSASSSVNLNFNSCKGRHLVATKDILPGENLVKEEAFVSVLSPGKSLLLQDSPETTWDTRITNGDLHCHRCFKQLLASVPCGGCSYAKYCSKKCAQLAWEHYHSTECPLGALLLTLGVFSHVALRTVLVAGFAEVSSLVKQFHGDDKELYKTEARGKSLDETLDSTAGMEGLSEKAKSLIPGCEDDGQYQGSYQAVFNLLTHAEKHSPEHKFLCSLSIVAICKKLLDTDLTILSQESCESQSKLRAHVKMSAELSPELKILGEAMLRHMLQLQCNAQAVTAIRESESGDSIVADSEQVCLATALFPVTSLLNHSCDPNTSVTFSGTAVTVRASQPIPRGQEIFHCYGPHRCRMRAAERRQRLLCQYFFECRCQACLDELGSDVTGIVATRDIFCCSSCHASMQGEDVLRCSSGACTLLVGRDYLLHQLWDLQLQVKTALGLLQDNQPNQAVELLMRCQMDAENFLSAEHMLVGEIEDHLAQGYATLGKWQEAARHLQRSIQIVEARHGPSSVETGLQCLKLCAQFKEQRRFCLCTVALRMPRSRNCRR
- the SMYD4 gene encoding SET and MYND domain-containing protein 4 isoform X1, with the protein product MMPWPVVCGRRHWPCVAEFESHGCGARLREPCRRGVALSRLRAMALPVEKWEAHARRKWASLEPCLQEKLSLAVPLGDTFLLCLPLFQPADEEFLHRLAVTNWVGKDPRAALFYKEEGNKRFQKKEYTAARILYSKAVSHNSPEMSLCYANRSAALFHLGQFEDCLEDIDRAQAQGYPDRLQPKILLRKTECLLLLGRLQEAAGVISKVESKIAMDQSLSSTTRQILLRKVSQLKVKAHEKESSPLSVPEALGKTQKDLEFWEENGKISSASSSVNLNFNSCKGRHLVATKDILPGENLVKEEAFVSVLSPGKSLLLQDSPETTWDTRITNGDLHCHRCFKQLLASVPCGGCSYAKYCSKKCAQLAWEHYHSTECPLGALLLTLGVFSHVALRTVLVAGFAEVSSLVKQFHGDDKELYKTEARGKSLDETLDSTAGMEGLSEKAKSLIPGCEDDGQYQGSYQAVFNLLTHAEKHSPEHKFLCSLSIVAICKKLLDTDLTILSQESCESQSKLRAHVKMSAELSPELKILGEAMLRHMLQLQCNAQAVTAIRESESGDSIVADSEQVCLATALFPVTSLLNHSCDPNTSVTFSGTAVTVRASQPIPRGQEIFHCYGPHRCRMRAAERRQRLLCQYFFECRCQACLDELGSDVTGIVATRDIFCCSSCHASMQGEDVLRCSSGACTLLVGRDYLLHQLWDLQLQVKTALGLLQDNQPNQAVELLMRCQMDAENFLSAEHMLVGEIEDHLAQGYATLGKWQEAARHLQRSIQIVEARHGPSSVETGHELFKLAQILFNGFAVSEALCTIQRAETVLSVHCGPQNAQVQELQEMRACLLELPRSLLHRVE
- the SMYD4 gene encoding SET and MYND domain-containing protein 4 isoform X3 → MMPWPVVCGRRHWPCVAEFESHGCGARLREPCRRGPADEEFLHRLAVTNWVGKDPRAALFYKEEGNKRFQKKEYTAARILYSKAVSHNSPEMSLCYANRSAALFHLGQFEDCLEDIDRAQAQGYPDRLQPKILLRKTECLLLLGRLQEAAGVISKVESKIAMDQSLSSTTRQILLRKVSQLKVKAHEKESSPLSVPEALGKTQKDLEFWEENGKISSASSSVNLNFNSCKGRHLVATKDILPGENLVKEEAFVSVLSPGKSLLLQDSPETTWDTRITNGDLHCHRCFKQLLASVPCGGCSYAKYCSKKCAQLAWEHYHSTECPLGALLLTLGVFSHVALRTVLVAGFAEVSSLVKQFHGDDKELYKTEARGKSLDETLDSTAGMEGLSEKAKSLIPGCEDDGQYQGSYQAVFNLLTHAEKHSPEHKFLCSLSIVAICKKLLDTDLTILSQESCESQSKLRAHVKMSAELSPELKILGEAMLRHMLQLQCNAQAVTAIRESESGDSIVADSEQVCLATALFPVTSLLNHSCDPNTSVTFSGTAVTVRASQPIPRGQEIFHCYGPHRCRMRAAERRQRLLCQYFFECRCQACLDELGSDVTGIVATRDIFCCSSCHASMQGEDVLRCSSGACTLLVGRDYLLHQLWDLQLQVKTALGLLQDNQPNQAVELLMRCQMDAENFLSAEHMLVGEIEDHLAQGYATLGKWQEAARHLQRSIQIVEARHGPSSVETGHELFKLAQILFNGFAVSEALCTIQRAETVLSVHCGPQNAQVQELQEMRACLLELPRSLLHRVE